The sequence CAGTGGCATCTGCCCCTGTTGGTAAAGAAAAGAATATAGTTGTGCGTGGATGCCACGAACATATGCTCCACGAAATCTTCATGCTTGGCCTGGGCTCCGGTCACCCCTTTGCCCCCACGGGCCTGACGCCGGTACCCTGAAACCGGAAAACGCTTGATGAAACCCTCGTGCGTGATAGTGATGACCACATCCTCCTGTGCGATCATATCCTCGATGGAGAACTCGCCTTCCTGCGGCCTGATTTCTGTTCGTCGCTCGTCGCCATAAACCTGTCTGACTTTCAGCAGCTCTTCCTTGATGATCTGCATCTGCTTTTCAGGATTTGCAAGAACAAAACGTAGCTCTTCGATGAGCGCAAGGGTTTCGTTATAGTCCCTTTCAATTTTATCACGCTCCATACCAGTAAGGCGCTGGAGTCGCATTTCCAGAACAGCTTTCGATTGAACTTCGGTCAGCCCGAATTTTTCCATAAGCCGTTCCTGAGCCACTGCTGCATTGGGAGACTGTCGAATCGTGGAGATGACTTCATCGAGGTTATCGAGACAGATTTTCAAACCTTCGAGGATATGCGCTTTCTTTTCGGCAGCTGCCAGCTCGAAGGTGGTTCTGCGAAGAATAATCTCATTGCGGTGCTTGAGATACTCCTGCATCATCTCCTTGAGGGTAAGCACTTTCGGCACCCCGTTGACCAAAGCAAGCAGAATGACGCCGAAGGTATCCTGCATCGGTGTGTGCTTGTACAGATGGTTCAGTACCACCTTGGCAACGGCATCTCGCTTCAGCTCGATGACAAGGCGCATGCCGTCACGATCGGACTCATCACGGATATCGGCAATGCCTTCGATTTTCTTCTGGTGAATCAGATCTACGATCTTTTCTATGAGCCGAACTTTGTTTACCTGATAGGGGAGTTCGGTCACGATAATCGATTCTCTTCCGTTTTTCTGGGTCACTTCAACAACAGCTCTTGCACGGATAACCACACGTCCACGGCCGGTTCTGTATGCCTGCTTGACCCCCTCGTATCCGTAGATAATCCCACCGGTAGGAAAGTCGGGAGCAGTAACATGCTCCATAATTTCATCAACGGTAATATCAGGATTGTCAATCATTGCGATCAACCCGTCAACCACCTCGTTGAGATTCTGCGGGGGAATATTGGTCGCCATGCCGACCGCGATACCCGAAGCACCATTCACCAGCATATTCGGCATCGCAGAAGGCAGCACCGTCGGCTCCTCGAGCGAGTCGTCGAAGTTCAGCGCAAAATCAACCGTTTCCTTCTCCAGATCTTTGAGCATCTCGCCAGCTATGCTTTTCATGCGCACTTCGGTATAACGCATGGCAGCAGGGGAGTCGCCGTC comes from Prosthecochloris marina and encodes:
- the gyrA gene encoding DNA gyrase subunit A; the protein is MQRDKILPISIEDEMRDSYLDYSMSVIVSRALPDVRDGLKPVHRRVLYGMHELGLQAGKSYKKSARVVGEVLGKFHPHGDGAVYDSIVRLVQDFSMRYPLIDGQGNFGSIDGDSPAAMRYTEVRMKSIAGEMLKDLEKETVDFALNFDDSLEEPTVLPSAMPNMLVNGASGIAVGMATNIPPQNLNEVVDGLIAMIDNPDITVDEIMEHVTAPDFPTGGIIYGYEGVKQAYRTGRGRVVIRARAVVEVTQKNGRESIIVTELPYQVNKVRLIEKIVDLIHQKKIEGIADIRDESDRDGMRLVIELKRDAVAKVVLNHLYKHTPMQDTFGVILLALVNGVPKVLTLKEMMQEYLKHRNEIILRRTTFELAAAEKKAHILEGLKICLDNLDEVISTIRQSPNAAVAQERLMEKFGLTEVQSKAVLEMRLQRLTGMERDKIERDYNETLALIEELRFVLANPEKQMQIIKEELLKVRQVYGDERRTEIRPQEGEFSIEDMIAQEDVVITITHEGFIKRFPVSGYRRQARGGKGVTGAQAKHEDFVEHMFVASTHNYILFFTNRGRCHWLKVYEIPEAGRAARGRSLANIMELQPGEMIRAYINVKNFDDSLFIVMATSRGIIKKTEIEAFSRPRRNGIAAITIEDGDELIDARLTDGEHDIIMAKNSGYAVRFAEKDVRPMGRTAMGVKGITLDEDEHCISMVTSKRSDTSLLAVTDNGFGKRSKVEDYRLTRRGARGVITLKAHEKVGSLVGLLDVNDSDDLIIITANGIVNRQHVSNIRLTGRNTSGVRLVRLMDGDSISATARVPKNGDEDVSDGPEEQIELFDS